One region of Eupeodes corollae chromosome 1, idEupCoro1.1, whole genome shotgun sequence genomic DNA includes:
- the LOC129949369 gene encoding uncharacterized protein LOC129949369 produces MFVLHNGQLSDYFDVRQGVRKEDVVSPILFLLAIDDVMTATVGTNERHCVLGKENERKLADHIKKLAAAGFGVDREGIRSLAFKLAEKMNIKHKFNSTKKKAGYAWLASFLERNKDISLRQSEGLSLSRAQGMNRSSANDFFEVLHKVLTENNLMDKPGNIFNMDESGLQLNNKPGKVLTQKGVKDVHVVTAKEKGENVTVVACCNAEGNFLPPVLIMKGVNRKAEFMDGLPSGSDVYMNKKSSYINTELFFRWLKEHFMPRKPVGKTLLILDGHTSHSNALEMLEFAENNKIIILCLPSHTTQALQPLDRSFFKPLKSFFHNEAKAWMNHHKNRTITRYQAGHLIGNAWEKAASVGNGASGFRATGIYPFNPQAIPDHFFSISDSAAVEVQQSAALPSETIVLSPESNLEPVIPTTSNTSHNCNHSENETHTSTCFNKPTPTKLLQEISPLPKIPALTFSRRRQKAEVLTSPSSIEKKKKIKSPKPQEEKKASKRKIEPAANPNVCAECWENYFLTKKREDWIQCSKCSKWLHENCTRYKKPEFSLCTDCGRDEERKKHAGDKTK; encoded by the exons ATGtttgtgttgcacaatggacagctttccgactACTTCGATGTGCGTCAAGGAGTGAGAAAAGAAGATGTCgtgtcaccaattctgtttttgctggcgattgacgatgtgatgactgcCACGGTGGGAACAAATGAAAGACACT GTGTTcttggaaaagaaaatgaaagaaagctAGCAGATCACATAAAAAAATTAGCGGCTGCAGGATTTGGTGTTGACAGAGAAGGAATTAGGAGCTTGGCGTTTAAGCTAGCGGAGAAAATGAAtatcaaacacaaatttaactcaactaaaaaaaaagctggATATGCATGGCTTGCCTCCTTTTTGGAAAGGAATAAAGACATTTCATTAAGACAATCCGAAGGACTTTCCCTTTCCCGTGCTCAGGGTATGAATCGATCGTCAGCAAATGActtttttgaagttcttcacAAAGTTTTAACTGAGAACAATTTAATGGACAAACCtggaaatatatttaatatggACGAAAGCGGATTACAACTGAACAATAAACCGGGAAAGGTGTTAACGCAAAAAGGTGTTAAGGACGTTCATGTGGTAACTGCTAAGGAGAAAGGAGAAAATGTCACTGTTGTAGCATGTTGTAACGCAGAGGGAAACTTCTTACCACCTGTTTTGATAATGAAAGGAGTAAATAGAAAAGCAGAGTTTATGGACGGATTACCAAGTGGCTCCGATGTTtacatgaacaaaaaatcatcgtACATCAATACTGAGTTATTTTTTAGATGGTTGAAAGAACATTTCATGCCACGAAAACCTGTAGGTAAGACACTGTTAATCTTGGATGGTCACACGTCTCACAGCAACGCCTTGGAGATGCTGGAATTtgctgaaaacaacaaaatcattaTCCTCTGCTTACCAAGTCATACTACACAAGCACTGCAACCTTTAGATCGAAGTTTTTTCAAGCCATTAAAATCGTTTTTCCATAACGAAGCCAAGGCTTGGATGAACCATCATAAAAATAGAACCATAACGAGATACCAGGCTGGGCATTTAATTGGGAATGCATGGGAGAAAGCAGCGTCTGTTGGAAATGGAGCTTCAGGTTTCAGAGCCACAGGAATCTACCCTTTTAATCCTCAAGCTATTCCAGATCACTTCTTTAGCATATCAGACTCAGCTGCAGTCGAGGTTCAGCAATCGGCAGCTCTTCCGTCAGAAACGATCGTTTTATCTCCTGAATCGAACTTGGAGCCGGTAATTCCAACCACCAGCAATACATCGCACAACTGTAATCATTCTGAAAATGAAACACACACTTCAACATGCTTCAATAAACCTACGCCAACAAAACTACTTCAAGAAATTTCACCACTGCCCAAAATTCCAGCGCTGACTTTTTCAAGAAGAAGACAGAAGGCAGAAGTCTTAACTTCACCCAGctcaatagaaaaaaagaagaaaattaagtcTCCAAAGccccaagaagaaaaaaaagcttcaaaaaggAAGATTGAGCCGGCTGCGAATCCTAATGTCTGTGCGGAATGttgggaaaattattttttgacaaaaaaaagagagGATTGGATTCAATGTTCAAAATGTAGTAAGTGGCTACATGAAAATTGTACACGCTACAAAAAACCAGAATTTTCCCTCTGCACAGACTGTGGACGTGATGAGGAACGAAAAAAACATGCTggagataaaacaaaataa